A stretch of the Streptomyces ortus genome encodes the following:
- a CDS encoding class I SAM-dependent methyltransferase: MRSRGSSTAQTGALSTAPVHHPLFARFYARFSVAAEPTIGIHREELLAGLSGRVIEIGAGNGLNFAHYPSTVSEVVAIEPERRLRQLAVTAALRSDVPVDVVPGVAEALPVKSEAFDAAVVSLVLCSVRDLPRALAEIHRVLRPGGELRFFEHGSGGGRAMAAGQRLLDRTVWPLLFGGCHVGRDPLGAIRDAGYELGPHRAMLVPEKGPRTPSSYCVLGTARRPSAS; encoded by the coding sequence ATGCGATCGCGCGGCTCCAGCACCGCCCAGACCGGCGCGCTGTCCACGGCTCCGGTGCACCACCCGCTGTTCGCCCGCTTCTACGCCCGGTTCAGCGTGGCGGCCGAGCCGACGATCGGCATCCACCGCGAGGAACTGCTCGCCGGACTGTCCGGCCGGGTCATCGAGATCGGCGCGGGCAACGGACTGAACTTCGCCCACTATCCGAGCACGGTCTCCGAGGTCGTCGCGATCGAACCAGAGCGCAGGCTGCGGCAGTTGGCCGTGACCGCGGCACTCCGTTCGGACGTGCCCGTCGACGTGGTGCCGGGGGTCGCGGAGGCCCTGCCGGTCAAGAGCGAGGCGTTCGACGCGGCCGTCGTGTCGCTGGTGCTGTGCAGCGTACGAGATCTGCCGCGCGCCCTCGCCGAGATCCACCGCGTGCTGCGTCCGGGCGGTGAGCTGCGGTTCTTCGAGCACGGCAGTGGCGGCGGCAGGGCGATGGCGGCCGGCCAGCGCCTCCTCGACCGTACGGTGTGGCCGTTGCTGTTCGGCGGCTGCCATGTGGGCCGGGACCCGTTGGGCGCGATCCGGGACGCGGGGTACGAACTCGGCCCTCACCGAGCGATGCTGGTGCCCGAGAAGGGGCCGCGCACCCCCAGCTCGTACTGCGTACTGGGCACCGCCCGCCGCCCCTCCGCCTCCTGA
- a CDS encoding fic family toxin-antitoxin system, toxin component, with amino-acid sequence MVAEHKTPGDPQVVDWGALVAAVGRHDAEIFGVPVYDSPHARAAALLQLLLHVPALERSNAMFAMAVAYAYLVASGLKVVTSPEQVRDLARLVKTGEAAVQDIARELRRWTL; translated from the coding sequence ATGGTCGCCGAGCACAAGACACCGGGCGACCCGCAGGTCGTCGACTGGGGCGCCCTCGTCGCCGCGGTCGGCCGCCACGACGCCGAGATCTTCGGCGTCCCCGTGTACGACAGCCCGCACGCCCGCGCCGCCGCGCTGCTCCAGCTCCTGCTGCACGTCCCGGCGCTGGAGCGGTCCAACGCGATGTTCGCGATGGCCGTCGCCTACGCCTATCTCGTCGCCAGCGGCCTGAAGGTCGTCACCTCGCCCGAGCAGGTGCGTGACCTGGCCAGACTGGTCAAGACGGGGGAGGCCGCCGTGCAGGACATCGCGCGCGAGCTGCGCCGCTGGACTCTGTGA
- a CDS encoding antitoxin — protein MAKTQLNVRVDEGTARAARERALARGMSVNRYIEELVRQDTGEAGHTFVEAAADFMKQYESVFAE, from the coding sequence ATGGCCAAGACTCAGTTGAACGTGCGTGTGGACGAGGGCACGGCCCGGGCCGCGCGTGAACGTGCCCTGGCCCGCGGGATGAGCGTCAACCGCTACATCGAGGAACTGGTCCGACAGGACACCGGCGAAGCCGGCCACACCTTCGTCGAGGCCGCCGCCGACTTCATGAAGCAGTACGAGTCCGTCTTCGCCGAGTAG
- a CDS encoding ABC transporter ATP-binding protein has protein sequence MSTAAAEHALGRTGPEGTAARARALTKAYGSGETAVLALDSVDVDIARGRFTAVMGPSGSGKSTLMHCLAGLDSVSAGQVWLGDTEITGLKDRALTRLRRDRIGFMFQSFNLIPTLNAAENITLPMDIAGQKPDEKWLDQVIDQLGLRDRLKHRPAQLSGGQQQRVACARALASRPELIFADEPTGNLDSRAGLEVLGFLREAVDELGQTVVMVTHDPGAAAHADLVLFLGDGRIVDEMAHPTADAVLERMKRFDTLRGTPDSEGGTEAAQGTAKGPGEDRESDGDRARAPGRDAGQGVQRSTGQGGGQGSGQQGSAPSSDHTSVSDQGIAPDRD, from the coding sequence TTGTCCACAGCAGCTGCGGAGCACGCCCTCGGGCGCACGGGCCCGGAGGGGACGGCGGCCCGCGCCCGAGCTCTGACGAAGGCGTACGGGTCGGGCGAGACGGCCGTGCTCGCCCTCGACTCGGTCGACGTGGACATCGCGCGTGGCCGCTTCACGGCCGTCATGGGTCCCTCGGGGTCCGGGAAGTCCACGCTGATGCACTGTCTGGCGGGGCTCGACTCCGTCTCGGCCGGCCAGGTGTGGCTGGGTGACACCGAGATCACCGGGCTGAAGGACCGCGCGCTGACCCGGCTGCGGCGGGACCGGATCGGCTTCATGTTCCAGTCGTTCAATCTGATACCGACCCTGAACGCGGCGGAGAACATCACGCTGCCGATGGACATCGCGGGCCAGAAGCCCGACGAGAAGTGGCTTGACCAGGTCATCGACCAGCTCGGGCTGCGCGACCGCCTCAAGCACCGGCCCGCGCAGCTCTCCGGCGGTCAGCAGCAGCGGGTGGCCTGCGCCCGGGCGCTCGCCTCGCGTCCCGAGCTGATCTTCGCGGACGAGCCGACCGGCAACCTCGACTCGCGCGCGGGCCTTGAGGTGCTGGGCTTCCTGCGGGAGGCGGTCGACGAGCTGGGGCAGACCGTGGTCATGGTGACCCACGATCCGGGCGCGGCGGCCCACGCCGACCTGGTCCTCTTCCTCGGGGACGGACGGATCGTGGACGAGATGGCCCACCCGACGGCCGACGCGGTACTGGAACGCATGAAGAGGTTCGACACGCTCCGCGGCACTCCGGACTCCGAGGGCGGGACCGAAGCCGCCCAGGGCACCGCAAAGGGCCCCGGCGAGGATCGTGAGTCCGATGGTGACCGTGCACGTGCCCCCGGCCGAGACGCCGGGCAAGGCGTCCAGCGGAGCACCGGACAAGGCGGCGGGCAGGGCAGCGGACAGCAGGGCAGCGCACCGAGCAGCGACCACACGAGCGTTTCGGACCAGGGCATCGCCCCCGACAGGGACTGA
- a CDS encoding ABC transporter permease — MLKATLRSFLAHKGRLLLSALAVVLSVAFVAGSLIFSDTVSRTFDRLFASTSADVTLSPKADLESQIPSGAVETVPTSLVDRIAKIDGVALARPDVSVENVTVVDKDNESVGPTTGAPTIAGDWNVTDRSPVQLTSGHAPRGPGEALLDADTADKKHVGIGDPLTVIAQPGSFKVEVVGIATFKTTNPGAALVFLDRTVAPDKLLGRDGVATSIQVDADQGVTDAQLKRRIAGELGSKTYELETADEQADSAASQLGGFLDVIKYVMLGFAGIAVLVGVFLIVNTFSMLIAQRTRELGLLRALGADRRQVRRSVLTEAILLGLVGSTLGLATGIGLAYGLIKLMSVFGMNLKTTEMVIGWGTPVAAYVVGVGVTFVAAYLPARRAAVVSPMAALADAEIAGVGRPLRVRAVVGAIVGALGASALVGCSTATDTSSAASLLGLGVVLTLIATVIAGPLLVRPVIRVLGGFFPAVFGSVGRMSQRNALRNPRRTGATAAALMVGLALVGGMSVASASMTKSFDEQIDKTLGADFVVQNANFMPFPQEITGKVMATEGAGLVVRQRFAPVAVRLPDGKRVETTAAGYDPDLDKVARITYAEGDTAAALADGNIAMDAGFAEDHDVRVGSTIPVEFQAGRKTELKVAALTDQDAAEGFGTQGGLFLGFATVEKFVPGGQDSALYVNAASGTSADTLRTALDKTLDPYPQVQVRDLADYKKLIHDQIAVLLYLVYALLGLAIVIAVLGVVNTLALSVVERTREIGLLRAIGLGRRQLRRMIRLESVVIAVFGAVLGLALGLVWGVCVQQVLALQGMKAFAVPWATLIAVVVGSAVVGMVAALLPALRASRMNVLVAIAHE, encoded by the coding sequence GTGCTGAAGGCGACACTCCGGAGTTTCCTCGCCCACAAGGGCCGGCTGCTGCTCTCGGCGCTGGCCGTCGTCCTGTCCGTGGCGTTCGTCGCGGGCAGCCTGATCTTCTCGGACACGGTCAGCCGGACCTTCGACCGGCTCTTCGCGTCCACCTCGGCCGACGTCACCCTGAGCCCCAAGGCGGACCTGGAGTCCCAGATACCCTCCGGGGCCGTCGAAACGGTGCCCACGTCCCTCGTGGACCGCATCGCGAAGATCGACGGAGTCGCCCTCGCCCGCCCCGACGTCTCCGTCGAGAACGTCACCGTCGTCGACAAGGACAACGAGTCGGTGGGCCCGACCACGGGCGCGCCCACCATCGCCGGCGACTGGAACGTCACCGACCGCAGCCCCGTGCAGCTGACCTCGGGGCACGCCCCGCGCGGCCCCGGCGAGGCGCTCCTCGACGCGGACACCGCCGACAAGAAGCACGTGGGCATCGGTGATCCGCTGACCGTGATCGCGCAGCCCGGGTCGTTCAAGGTGGAGGTCGTCGGCATCGCGACCTTCAAGACCACCAATCCCGGCGCCGCACTAGTCTTCCTCGACCGGACCGTCGCACCGGACAAGCTGCTGGGCCGGGACGGGGTCGCCACCAGCATCCAGGTGGACGCCGACCAGGGAGTGACCGACGCACAGCTCAAGCGGCGCATCGCCGGCGAACTGGGCTCCAAGACCTACGAGTTGGAGACGGCCGACGAGCAGGCCGACTCGGCCGCCTCCCAGCTCGGCGGCTTCCTCGACGTGATCAAGTACGTGATGCTCGGCTTCGCGGGTATCGCGGTGCTGGTCGGGGTCTTCCTGATCGTCAACACCTTCTCCATGCTGATCGCGCAGCGCACCCGCGAACTGGGCCTGCTGCGCGCACTCGGCGCTGACCGGCGCCAGGTACGCCGGTCCGTGCTGACCGAGGCGATCCTGCTCGGCCTGGTGGGCTCGACGCTCGGCCTCGCCACCGGCATCGGACTGGCCTACGGGCTGATCAAGCTGATGAGCGTGTTCGGCATGAACCTGAAGACCACCGAGATGGTCATCGGATGGGGGACGCCTGTCGCGGCGTACGTCGTCGGGGTGGGCGTCACCTTCGTCGCGGCGTACCTGCCGGCCCGCCGGGCGGCCGTCGTGTCGCCGATGGCCGCGCTGGCGGACGCCGAGATCGCCGGTGTGGGGCGGCCGTTGCGGGTACGGGCCGTCGTGGGGGCGATCGTCGGCGCGCTGGGCGCCTCCGCCCTCGTGGGCTGCTCGACGGCGACGGACACCTCGTCCGCCGCCTCGCTGCTGGGCCTCGGGGTCGTCCTCACCCTGATCGCGACGGTGATCGCGGGGCCGTTGCTGGTCCGGCCGGTGATCCGGGTCCTCGGCGGGTTCTTCCCCGCCGTGTTCGGTTCGGTGGGCCGGATGAGCCAGCGCAACGCGCTGCGCAACCCGCGTCGCACGGGTGCCACCGCCGCCGCCCTGATGGTGGGCCTCGCCCTGGTCGGCGGGATGTCCGTGGCGAGCGCGTCCATGACGAAGTCCTTCGACGAGCAGATCGACAAGACGCTGGGCGCCGACTTCGTGGTGCAGAACGCCAACTTCATGCCGTTCCCGCAGGAGATCACCGGCAAGGTGATGGCCACGGAGGGCGCGGGGCTCGTCGTACGGCAGCGGTTCGCGCCGGTCGCCGTCCGGCTGCCGGACGGCAAGCGCGTCGAGACGACCGCGGCCGGCTACGACCCGGACCTCGACAAGGTCGCCCGCATCACGTACGCCGAGGGCGACACGGCCGCGGCACTCGCGGACGGGAACATCGCGATGGACGCCGGTTTCGCCGAGGACCACGACGTGCGGGTCGGCAGCACGATCCCCGTCGAGTTCCAGGCCGGGCGCAAGACCGAGCTGAAGGTGGCCGCGCTGACCGACCAGGACGCCGCGGAGGGCTTCGGCACGCAGGGCGGGCTCTTCCTGGGCTTCGCCACCGTCGAGAAGTTCGTGCCGGGCGGCCAGGACTCCGCGCTGTACGTGAACGCGGCCTCCGGCACCTCCGCCGACACCCTGCGCACCGCCCTCGACAAGACGCTCGACCCGTATCCGCAGGTGCAGGTACGTGACCTGGCCGACTACAAGAAACTGATCCACGACCAGATCGCCGTGCTGCTGTACCTGGTGTACGCGCTGCTGGGGCTCGCGATCGTCATCGCGGTGCTCGGCGTGGTCAACACCCTCGCCCTGTCGGTCGTGGAGCGCACCCGCGAGATCGGGCTGCTGCGTGCGATCGGTCTCGGCCGACGGCAGCTGCGCCGGATGATCCGGCTGGAGTCGGTGGTGATCGCCGTGTTCGGCGCGGTCCTCGGGCTCGCGCTCGGACTCGTGTGGGGCGTCTGCGTGCAGCAGGTACTCGCCCTGCAGGGGATGAAGGCGTTCGCCGTCCCGTGGGCCACGCTGATCGCGGTGGTGGTGGGCTCGGCCGTCGTGGGCATGGTGGCGGCCCTGCTCCCGGCGCTGCGCGCCTCACGTATGAACGTACTGGTGGCCATCGCACACGAGTGA
- a CDS encoding GNAT family N-acetyltransferase: MSDLRIRAAVPADLDAVLAFWRTAAEGTSISDDRDGVERLVGRDPEALILAERDGELVGTVIAGFDGWRCHLYRLAVAPARRRQGIGAALLAAAEERFVGFGGRRGDAMVLARNETAHHAWRAAGYAPEEHWRRWVKPLAE; the protein is encoded by the coding sequence ATGAGTGATCTTCGGATACGGGCCGCCGTGCCCGCCGACCTCGACGCCGTCCTCGCCTTCTGGCGGACCGCCGCCGAGGGCACCAGCATCAGCGACGACCGGGACGGCGTGGAGCGGCTGGTGGGCCGCGACCCCGAGGCGCTGATCCTCGCCGAGCGGGACGGAGAGCTGGTGGGCACGGTCATCGCCGGTTTCGACGGCTGGCGCTGCCATCTGTACCGGCTCGCGGTGGCCCCGGCCCGGCGCCGCCAGGGCATCGGCGCGGCGCTCCTGGCCGCGGCCGAGGAACGCTTCGTAGGGTTCGGCGGGCGCCGGGGGGACGCGATGGTGCTGGCACGCAACGAAACCGCGCACCATGCCTGGCGCGCCGCTGGGTATGCGCCGGAAGAGCACTGGCGGCGTTGGGTCAAGCCGCTGGCCGAGTGA
- a CDS encoding hemolysin family protein: protein MTEVLLLAVAVLLSLACGAFVAAEFSLTTVERSQLERAVERGEVGAAGALRAVKNLTFQLSGAQLGITVTNLVVGMLAESSVAKLIAGPLEAAGVPDSAAPSVALVIGTALSTVFLMVVGELVPKNWAISSPLAVAKRVATPQRWFSAVFRPFISHLNNTANRVVRRFGIEPAEELASARGPQELVALARHSAKLGALEADTAELFVRTLNLADLTAENVMTPRVQVVSLDVQATCEDVANATRATGLSRFPVHRGNLDSVVGVAHIKDVIRVPADRRARTAVSQVMREPLLVPETLTVERLLDRLSGKRTMAVVIDEYGGTAGVATLEDIVEEVVGEVRDEHDPHETPDLAPAGTDDEGRTLYSADGSVRTDRLARVGLRAPDGPYETLAGLLATELGRIPVEGDTAEVAGWRLDVVDATGRRAARVLMHAPGGGDTLAEGTGSRRSGPGEAGPGEAGAEEAGAEEAGAEEAGAEGGRGR from the coding sequence ATGACAGAAGTACTCCTCCTGGCCGTGGCCGTCCTGCTCTCGCTGGCCTGCGGTGCCTTCGTCGCGGCCGAGTTCTCGCTGACCACGGTCGAACGCAGTCAGCTGGAACGGGCCGTCGAGCGCGGCGAGGTGGGCGCGGCGGGCGCCCTGAGGGCCGTCAAGAACCTCACCTTCCAGCTCTCCGGCGCCCAGCTCGGCATCACCGTCACCAACCTGGTCGTCGGCATGCTCGCCGAGTCGTCCGTGGCGAAGCTGATCGCCGGGCCCCTCGAAGCGGCCGGGGTGCCGGATTCGGCGGCCCCGTCGGTCGCTCTGGTGATCGGTACGGCCCTGTCGACGGTCTTCCTGATGGTGGTCGGCGAGCTGGTGCCCAAGAACTGGGCGATCTCCTCGCCGCTCGCCGTGGCCAAACGGGTGGCGACGCCGCAGCGCTGGTTCAGCGCGGTGTTCCGGCCGTTCATCTCCCATCTCAACAACACCGCCAACCGGGTCGTACGCCGCTTCGGCATAGAGCCCGCCGAGGAGCTGGCCTCCGCGCGCGGACCGCAGGAACTGGTCGCCCTGGCCCGGCACTCCGCGAAACTGGGCGCCCTGGAGGCGGACACCGCCGAACTCTTCGTGCGTACGCTGAACCTCGCCGACCTCACCGCGGAGAACGTCATGACCCCGCGGGTCCAGGTCGTCTCCCTGGACGTCCAGGCGACCTGCGAGGACGTGGCGAACGCGACCCGGGCGACCGGCCTCTCCCGCTTCCCCGTCCACCGCGGCAACCTCGACTCGGTCGTCGGGGTCGCGCACATCAAGGACGTCATCCGCGTGCCCGCCGACCGCAGGGCCCGTACGGCCGTCTCGCAGGTGATGCGCGAGCCCCTGCTCGTACCGGAGACACTGACCGTCGAACGGCTCCTCGACAGGCTGTCCGGCAAGCGCACGATGGCCGTCGTCATCGACGAGTACGGCGGCACCGCGGGGGTCGCCACCCTGGAGGACATCGTCGAGGAGGTCGTCGGCGAGGTGCGCGACGAGCACGACCCGCACGAGACGCCCGACCTGGCCCCGGCCGGCACGGACGACGAGGGCCGCACGCTCTACTCGGCCGACGGGTCCGTCCGCACCGACCGGCTGGCCCGCGTCGGACTGCGCGCGCCCGACGGACCGTACGAGACGCTCGCGGGCCTCCTGGCGACGGAGCTGGGGCGCATCCCCGTCGAAGGGGACACGGCCGAGGTCGCCGGCTGGCGGCTCGACGTGGTGGACGCGACGGGACGGCGGGCCGCGCGGGTCCTGATGCACGCGCCGGGCGGCGGGGACACCCTCGCCGAGGGAACCGGATCCCGGAGATCCGGACCGGGAGAGGCCGGACCGGGAGAGGCCGGAGCGGAAGAGGCCGGAGCGGAAGAGGCCGGAGCGGAAGAGGCCGGAGCGGAAGGAGGGCGGGGGCGATGA
- a CDS encoding hemolysin family protein: MTAVQLLIGLATLVVNAFFVAAEFALISVRRSQIEPYAEAGDRRARGVIWGLEHVSALMAAAQLGITLCTLVLGVVAEPAIAHLLEPAFHAMGLSTGTGHAISFVIALTAATYLHMLLGEMVPKNIALAEPVRTALLLGPPLVALSRALRPVIFTVNAFANWLLKLLRVEIRDEVSATFSDTELARLVKDSSEAGLIDDRAQERLHDALELGRRPVRDVALPRENVVYARVGVTPEQLEALSAESGFSRFPVVDDGLRIVGYLHVKDALDAMPRDLPFPVRDMRPIARVRESTPLDDVLTAMRRSRTHLAAVLGADGRLAGMVTMEDVLRELFGQSA; the protein is encoded by the coding sequence ATGACAGCCGTACAACTGCTGATCGGTCTGGCGACCCTGGTCGTGAACGCCTTCTTCGTGGCGGCCGAGTTCGCGCTGATCTCCGTACGCCGCAGCCAGATCGAGCCGTATGCGGAGGCCGGGGACCGGCGGGCGCGCGGGGTGATCTGGGGTCTTGAGCACGTGTCCGCGCTGATGGCCGCCGCGCAGCTCGGCATCACGCTGTGCACGCTGGTGCTGGGTGTGGTCGCCGAGCCCGCCATCGCGCACCTGCTGGAGCCGGCCTTCCACGCGATGGGTCTGTCGACCGGCACGGGGCACGCGATCTCGTTCGTGATCGCGCTCACCGCGGCCACGTATCTGCACATGCTGCTCGGCGAGATGGTGCCGAAGAACATCGCGCTGGCCGAACCGGTGCGGACGGCCCTGCTGCTCGGGCCGCCGCTGGTCGCCCTGTCACGGGCGCTGCGGCCGGTGATCTTCACGGTGAACGCGTTCGCCAACTGGCTGCTGAAGCTGTTGCGCGTCGAGATCCGGGACGAGGTGTCCGCGACCTTCTCCGACACGGAGCTGGCCCGCCTGGTGAAGGACTCCAGTGAGGCGGGGCTCATCGACGACCGCGCCCAGGAGCGGCTGCACGACGCCCTGGAACTGGGGCGGCGGCCGGTGCGGGACGTGGCGCTGCCGCGGGAAAACGTCGTCTACGCGCGCGTGGGCGTCACCCCCGAGCAGTTGGAGGCGCTGTCGGCGGAGTCCGGGTTCTCCCGCTTCCCCGTCGTGGACGACGGACTGCGCATCGTCGGCTACCTGCACGTGAAGGACGCCCTGGACGCGATGCCGCGCGATCTGCCGTTCCCGGTGCGGGACATGCGGCCCATCGCCCGGGTGAGGGAGAGCACGCCGCTCGACGACGTGCTGACCGCGATGCGGCGCAGCCGTACGCATCTGGCGGCGGTGCTCGGCGCGGACGGGCGGCTGGCCGGGATGGTGACGATGGAGGACGTGCTGAGGGAGCTGTTCGGCCAGTCGGCGTGA
- a CDS encoding SGNH/GDSL hydrolase family protein: MQTNATFTSLVAVGDSFTEGMSDRLPDGTYRGWADLLAARMAAQTPGFRYANLAVRGKLIGQIVAEQVDLAVAMQPDVITLVGGLNDTLRPKVDMVRVRGLLEEAVERLAPACKQLVLMRSPGRQGPVMERFRPRMEELFACIDELASRHGALVVDLYGARSLGDPRMWDVDRLHLTGEGHRRVAEAVWQALGHAAEDAEWGTPMPPSAPPGWVARRTADARFARQYLLPWIGRRLTGRSSGDGRAPKRPELLPYEEYKGSVEQVRGRPEH; encoded by the coding sequence ATGCAGACGAATGCCACTTTCACCAGCCTTGTCGCGGTCGGCGACTCCTTCACCGAGGGCATGTCGGACCGCCTTCCCGACGGTACGTACCGGGGCTGGGCGGATCTCCTCGCGGCCCGGATGGCCGCGCAGACGCCCGGCTTCCGCTACGCCAACCTCGCGGTGCGCGGCAAGCTCATCGGACAGATCGTGGCCGAGCAGGTGGACCTCGCGGTGGCGATGCAGCCCGACGTGATCACGCTGGTCGGCGGCCTCAACGACACCCTGCGGCCCAAGGTCGACATGGTGCGTGTCCGCGGGCTCCTGGAGGAGGCCGTGGAGCGTCTCGCACCGGCCTGCAAGCAGCTCGTCCTGATGCGCAGCCCCGGCCGCCAGGGCCCGGTCATGGAGCGGTTCCGCCCCCGGATGGAGGAGCTGTTCGCCTGCATCGACGAGCTCGCGTCCCGCCACGGGGCGCTCGTGGTCGACCTCTACGGAGCGCGCTCCCTGGGCGACCCGCGGATGTGGGACGTGGACCGGCTGCATCTGACGGGCGAGGGGCACCGCCGGGTCGCCGAAGCGGTGTGGCAGGCGCTCGGGCACGCGGCGGAGGACGCCGAGTGGGGCACCCCGATGCCGCCCTCGGCCCCGCCCGGGTGGGTCGCCCGCAGGACCGCCGACGCGCGCTTCGCCCGCCAGTACCTGCTGCCGTGGATCGGCCGCAGGCTGACCGGCCGCTCGTCGGGCGACGGCCGCGCCCCCAAACGCCCGGAACTGCTGCCGTACGAGGAGTACAAGGGGTCGGTGGAACAGGTCCGTGGACGACCGGAGCACTAA
- a CDS encoding MMPL family transporter — translation MAVDAAPSGETPAGRLAGRWVPWLVIGLWLVLAACMVPLSGKLSSVTTDSAVDTLPAGAESTKVAALDDSLPGGEDSTFVFVYHRADGLTAADRAAVERHHDTLAEQYPPKTVAEADEDDEGSPTSLSSDREAMTFTLDVSTSYGPPEDIVGPLRDAAKDRPSGLELDVTGPGAIDGDMDAVFDGIDVQVLLTTIVVVTLLLILTYRSPVLWIIPLTAVGAAALTSMGTVYLLVKGFGIVVNDQNSALLTILVFGVGTDYALLLIARYREALHHHENVRVAMVHALRGAAPAIVASAATVVAGLLCLLVADLNSTSGLGPIGAAGILCALVAMLTLFPAVLVVLGRRIFWPAVPRFSTAVEEKPGLWGRLGTAISRRRWVATLGSLGVLGVLALGLAGNTGALREQDQFLSAPESVAGFTVLRQHFPELGGQPLTVFARPAHQEKVLDVIKDTRGVAQAVPEETVGGWANISVFPKDAPDTAAEYDTIKRVRTAVHTVSGAEAIVGGPSAENLDTEVTTRRDEKLVIPLVLVVVLIILGLLLRAILAPLVLMATVIVSFAAAFGGSVFVFDTILGFKGIDYSVPLLAFLFLVALGVDYNIFLTSRAREETERLGTGEGMLKALSATGGVITSAGLVLAATFAVLATLPLVMLVEVGFLVAFGVLLDALLVRSVLVPALTLLIGRRIWWPSRLSRPAAELPDAQQSLADEEEPALQR, via the coding sequence ATGGCAGTCGACGCAGCGCCGTCCGGGGAAACGCCGGCCGGTCGGTTGGCAGGCCGGTGGGTGCCCTGGTTGGTGATCGGCTTGTGGCTGGTGCTGGCGGCGTGCATGGTGCCGCTGAGCGGAAAGCTGAGCTCGGTCACCACCGACAGCGCGGTGGACACCTTGCCGGCCGGCGCCGAGTCCACCAAGGTGGCGGCGCTGGACGACAGTCTCCCCGGAGGTGAGGACAGCACGTTCGTCTTCGTGTACCACCGGGCCGACGGCTTGACCGCCGCCGACCGCGCGGCGGTCGAGCGCCACCACGACACCCTTGCCGAGCAGTACCCGCCGAAGACGGTGGCGGAGGCCGACGAGGACGACGAGGGCTCACCGACGAGCCTCTCCTCCGACCGCGAGGCGATGACGTTCACCCTCGACGTGAGCACGTCCTACGGACCACCGGAGGACATCGTCGGCCCGTTGCGTGACGCCGCGAAGGACCGCCCCTCCGGCCTGGAACTCGACGTGACCGGACCGGGCGCGATCGACGGCGACATGGATGCCGTCTTCGACGGCATCGACGTGCAGGTCCTCCTCACCACCATCGTCGTCGTCACGCTCCTGCTCATCCTCACCTACCGCAGCCCGGTGCTGTGGATCATCCCGCTGACGGCCGTCGGCGCGGCGGCACTGACCTCGATGGGGACCGTCTACCTGCTCGTCAAGGGCTTCGGCATCGTCGTCAACGACCAGAACTCGGCGCTGCTGACGATCCTGGTGTTCGGCGTCGGCACGGACTACGCACTGTTGCTCATCGCCCGATACCGGGAGGCACTGCACCACCATGAGAACGTCCGGGTCGCGATGGTCCACGCGCTGCGCGGCGCGGCGCCGGCCATCGTCGCGTCCGCGGCCACCGTGGTCGCCGGCCTGCTCTGCCTGCTCGTCGCGGACCTGAACAGCACCAGCGGGCTGGGCCCGATCGGTGCGGCCGGCATCCTGTGCGCGTTGGTGGCCATGCTGACGCTGTTCCCGGCGGTGCTCGTGGTGCTCGGCAGGCGGATCTTCTGGCCGGCCGTCCCGCGGTTCAGCACGGCCGTGGAGGAGAAGCCGGGGCTGTGGGGACGGCTCGGCACCGCCATCAGCCGCCGCCGGTGGGTGGCGACGCTCGGCTCGCTCGGAGTCCTCGGCGTGCTCGCCCTCGGACTGGCGGGCAACACCGGCGCTCTGCGGGAACAGGACCAGTTCCTGTCCGCGCCGGAGTCGGTCGCCGGCTTCACCGTTCTGCGCCAGCACTTCCCGGAGCTCGGCGGCCAGCCGCTGACGGTCTTCGCGCGTCCGGCGCACCAGGAGAAGGTGCTCGACGTCATCAAGGACACCCGAGGTGTGGCCCAGGCCGTCCCGGAGGAGACCGTCGGCGGCTGGGCCAACATCTCCGTGTTCCCGAAGGACGCGCCGGACACCGCCGCGGAGTACGACACGATCAAGCGGGTGCGTACCGCCGTGCACACGGTGAGCGGGGCGGAGGCGATCGTCGGCGGGCCGAGCGCGGAGAACCTCGACACCGAGGTGACCACCAGGCGCGACGAGAAGCTGGTGATCCCGCTGGTGCTCGTCGTCGTCCTGATCATCCTCGGGCTGCTGCTGCGCGCGATCCTGGCCCCGCTGGTCCTGATGGCCACCGTGATCGTCTCCTTCGCCGCGGCCTTCGGCGGCAGCGTGTTCGTCTTCGACACGATCCTCGGCTTCAAGGGAATCGACTATTCGGTGCCGCTGCTGGCATTCCTGTTCCTGGTGGCACTCGGCGTCGACTACAACATCTTCCTGACCAGCCGGGCCCGGGAGGAGACCGAGCGTCTCGGCACCGGAGAGGGCATGCTCAAAGCCCTCTCCGCCACCGGTGGCGTCATCACCTCGGCGGGCCTGGTCCTGGCGGCCACGTTCGCGGTCCTCGCCACACTTCCGCTGGTGATGCTGGTCGAGGTCGGCTTCCTGGTCGCCTTCGGCGTGCTGCTCGACGCCCTGCTGGTGCGGTCGGTCCTGGTGCCCGCCCTCACCCTGCTGATCGGCCGGCGGATCTGGTGGCCGAGCCGGCTGTCCCGTCCGGCGGCGGAGCTGCCGGACGCTCAACAGTCGCTCGCCGACGAGGAGGAGCCCGCGCTGCAACGGTGA